From the genome of Streptomyces sp. JH34:
GGCGGGAACGTCCGTGCTGCGACCGATTTGCCCCGTTGGCGAGACATCGGTCACGTCGCCTTAGGATCCCCGCATGAGTGACGTGGACAAGGGCGCGATCGGGCAGGCGTGGGACGGTGTCGTCGCGACGGCCCGGCGGACCGCGGCGGAGGGTCTGGTCGTCGGGACCTCGGGCAACGTGTCGGCCCGGGTGGGTGACGTCGTCCTGGTCACCCCCAGCGGGGTGTCCTACGACCGGCTCGGGCCCGGGGACGCGGTCGGCGTCGACCTCGAAGGACGGCAGGTCCTGGGCGACATGGTCCCCACCAGCGAGCTCCCGCTGCACCTGGCCGTCTACCGCCACACCGACGCCGCGGCCGTCGTCCACACCCACGCCGTGCACGCCACGGCCGTCTCCACCCTCGTCCCCGAGGTGCCGCTCGTCCACTACGCCGCCGCCGTCCTCGGCGGCCCCGTCCGCACCGCTCCGTACGCGCGCTACGGAACGCGGGAGCTCGCCGGCAACATGCTGACCGCCCTGCGCGGCCGCACCGGCTGCCTGCTGCGGAACCACGGCACGGTCACCTACGGGAGCACCCTCGACGAGGCCTACGACCGCACCGCCCAGCTCGAGTGGATGTGCAGGCTCTGGCTCACCGCGAGCTCCGTGCCCGGCCACCGCCCGAGTCTCCTCACCCCGGCCCAGCTGCGCGACGTGCAGGACGCCCTGGAGGGGTACGGCCAGCCCGGCTGAGCGGGGCCCCCGCACCGTACGGCCGAGGCCCACTGGCCGTCGGCGCCGCCGCCCGGGAGACTGGAGCCGTGCGCCCGGCAACAGCGGCGGCAGTGGCCGCCACATCGGTCCTCGGCGTCGGCGCGGCAGCGGTCGCCGCCGGACGCTACGCCAGCGACGCCGCCCTCGGGGCGCCGTCGCCACGTCCCTTCCCGGCCGACCGCCGTCTCACCGTGCACGCCACCGCGGCCGGGCAGGTCACCCTGACCCGCTCCTTCTCGGCCCTGCGGCCCGGCACGTACGGACTGACCGGCCGCGATGTGCACGCGGTCGTCGGCCCGGTGGCCGAACAGCCGCCCGACGGCCCCGCGGTCTCCGCCGACACCGTCGTGCGCCGGCTGGAGCGCGTCACCCTCGGAAGCCTGAAACCGGGCACCAGGGTCCGCCTCACCCCCGAGCTCCACCGCGGCGACCCGCTCGCCGCCCTCGGGCTCGCGTACAAGGAGGTCGAGGTCCCCGGTGAACTCGGTGCCCTGCCCGCCTGGTTCGTGCCCGGCGCCCGCGACACCTGGGTGATCACCGTGCACGGCCTCGGCACCACCAGGAACCACCCCCTGAACGTCACGGGATTCCTCCACGACCAGCAGTTCCCCGTGCTCGACCTCGCCTACCGCGGTGACCCGGGCGCCCCACGCTCCCCGGACGGACTCGCCCACCTCGGCGAGTCCGAATGGCGCGACCTCGACGCGGCCGTCCGCTACGCCGTGCGCTACGGGGCCGAGAGCGTCATCCTGCACGGCTGGTCGTCCGGCGCCTCGATGGCCCTGCACGCGGCCGTCAACTCGGCCCTCCGCGACCGCATCAGCGGTCTCGTCCTCGACTCCCCGGTCCTGGACTGGAGGACGACCCTCCGGGCGCTCGCCTCGGCCCGGGGCGTCCCCTCCGCGCTGCTGCCCCTCGCGGTCCGTGCGGCCCAGGGCCAGACGGGAGTGCACGGCGCCCGGCTGCTGGAAACCTCGGTGCCGACGGCCCTGCACGTCCCCACGCTCGTCCTCCACGGCCCCGACGACACCCTCGCCCCCTGGCGGGAGTCCCGGGAACTCGCCACCCGCCGGCCCGACCTCGTGACCCTGCACGCCGTACCGCAGGCTCCGCATGCGGCGATGTGGAACGCCGACCCCGCCGGTTACGAAGAGGTGCTCCGGCGCTTCCTCACGCCCCTGATGTGAGCCGATGGGCCGGAACCACCCGGTCGACGACCCGGCCAGGAGCCCCCGCGAACCCCGGTGACACGGCTTCCGTTTGGGCTTTCGGCCCGTCAGAGGCAAGACTGCTCCTCGTGACGTCCCGTACCCCGCGCGACTCCAGGCTGCGACTTGTCCGCCCACGACCCCAGGCAACCGCCCGCAAGGCCGTGACGACCCGGCGCACCAGGCCGGCCCCCCGCCCACCCGAGGGCACACCGCCCCCGGCCGAACTGGCACGCCAGGCCAGGGCCGTACTGGCCGACGCCGTGCGGATCGCCCACTGGGCCGCGGACGGTTCGACCACGGGCTCCGCCCCGCTCGCCGCCCAGGCCCTGGAACGGGCCGCCGCCGCCCTCGGACTCTCCCCGTCCCAGGTGCGCGCCGGATGGGACCGGGCCAGGCTGGCCGGACTCATCGAGCTGCACGGCGACACCGCCCGCCCCGGCTGGCGGCTGCGCGCCTGGGACCGTGACGACTCCGCCGTGCTCCGCGGCTGGGTGGCGCTCTTCGACGCGTGGTCGCTCGTCCACGTCTCACCCGAGGGCATCGAGGCCACCGCGGTGGCGGAGGCCGTCGAGGCGGTGCCCCAGGTGCTGTCCCTCCTTCAGCTGTCGGCGGGCCCCGTCACCGTGCCCGCCCTCCTCGACCTGCTGGGCCAGCGCGTCGCGGAACTCCACGAGGAGCGGTGCGAGGTGCCGTACGGGCCGCAGGCGCAGCCCGCGCCCACCGGCGGGGGACCGGCCGATCTGAACGCACTGCTGCTGGACTGGGCGCTGGAGGGGCTCGCCTCCGTCGGCGCGCTCACGCTGGGCGCCGGGCACGCCACCCTCACCCCGCTGGGCAACTGGGCGGTCTGGGTCAAGCTGGAGCAGATCTGCGTCGCGGCCCAGAGCCCGGCGGGGAACATCGAGCAGTCGGCCGCCGACATGCTGCTCGGCTGCGCACGGCTCACCCCGGGCCCGGCCCGCGCCGAATACCGGGCCTGGCTCGCGGCCCGGCCCGTCGGCAGCGCCGTGGCCGAACTGCTGGCCGTCGCCCGCGGCGAGGACGCCCTGCTGCGCGGTCTGGCCTTCGAGGCGTTGCGCGTCGTCGGCGCCCCCGCCGAGCCCGTCGTCCGCTCCGTCGTCACCGAGGCACCGCTGCGGCCCTACGCGCTGCTGTGGCTCGCCGAGTACGAGGGCACCGACCCGGACGACGCCCAGGACGTCCTCAGCCGCGAGGAGGCCACCTGGCTCTGGGTCGACACCGCCGCGGCCGTGGCCGACCACGGGGAGACCGGGCTGCTGGTCCGCCATCTCGACTCCGCCGTCCAGGGCACGGTCCCCGCGCTCCTGGACGAGGTGAGAGCCGTCGGACACCCGCGGACCGTCCAGGTGCTGGTCGCCCTGGCCGCCGCCCATCCGGACCCGGCCCTCGCCAAAGCCGTACGCCGCGCCGCCTTCCAGGTGCACACCGGCGGGGTGTGACCGCGCAGCCCCGGGGCGTTCAGCCCGAGGACCCCGGGGCGTACGTACCGAAGCTCCAGACGTTGCCCTCGGCGTCCCGCGCCATGTAGTCGCGGGAGCCGTAGTCCTGGTCGGTGGGCGGCATCAGGATCTCCACGCCGTGTTCCACGGCCCGCGCGTGGTGGGCGTCCACCTCGTCCACCACCACGTACACCCCGGTGGGTCCACCACCGGCCATCGCCTCGGCGAAGACACCCCCGCGTCCCTTCGAGCCGAGCATCACCCTGCCGTTGCCGCAGGACAGCTCGGCGTGCAGCACGCTGCCGTCCTCACCCTCGTACACCGCTTCCTCGGTGAACCCCAGGGCCTGGGTCAGCATCCTGACCGCTGCCTTCGCGTCGTCGTACAGAATCGTCGGGAAGATCGTGGGAACGCCGCCCGTGCCTGCCATCGGACTCACCTCTCCTGTTCACCCGCACCACTTCGATGTGATCCGCGTCTCAGTTTCCATCATCGGCCGGCCATCGGTGATCTCAGCCGAAGGTGTCGCACCGGCTCGGGTCCCCGGTGCGGAATCCCGTCGTGAACCACCGCCTGCGCTGGGCGGACGACCCGTGCGTCCAGGGCCCCGGATCCACGCTGCCCTGGAACTTCTCCTGAATCCGGTCGTCCGCGATCGCCGACGCCGCGTCGAGCCCGTCCTGGATGTCCGCCTCGGTCAGCTCCGTGATCAAGGTCCGGCCGGACTCGCCCGGAGTGGTCGTAGCGTGGTTCGCCCAGACCCGGCGAAGCGGTCCGCCTGCGGTTCGACCTTCACGGAAGCGCTGTCAGCGCCCTGCCGGCCGTCCTGCGCCCGGCAGCAGGGTGCCCAGCTGGTTCTGCACCCGATGGCCGTACTCGTGCACCACCACGTACGCCTCGGCGAACGGGCCGCCGCTGGATCCGTACGTCGTCCGCAGCTCGTCGAAGAACCCCAGGTCCAGATGGACGTGCCGGTCACCGGGGAGCACGCGGAAAAGCAGGTGGACACCGCCAGTAGACTGAGTCCATGGCAATTCTCCTTGTGCATTAGACGGCGTCGAGTCGTGAGTCCGCTGTCCCTCCGCCGTCCATACCGCCCTGGAGTTTTTCCGTGATCACCGCTTCCGGCATCGAGCTGCGCGCCGGCGCCCGCATCCTCATCGAGTCCGCCTCCTTCCGCATCGCCAAGGGTGATCGCATCGGGCTGGTCGGCCGCAACGGCGCGGGCAAGACCACCCTCACCAAGTGCCTGGCGGGTGAGGGGACGCC
Proteins encoded in this window:
- a CDS encoding class II aldolase/adducin family protein, with the translated sequence MSDVDKGAIGQAWDGVVATARRTAAEGLVVGTSGNVSARVGDVVLVTPSGVSYDRLGPGDAVGVDLEGRQVLGDMVPTSELPLHLAVYRHTDAAAVVHTHAVHATAVSTLVPEVPLVHYAAAVLGGPVRTAPYARYGTRELAGNMLTALRGRTGCLLRNHGTVTYGSTLDEAYDRTAQLEWMCRLWLTASSVPGHRPSLLTPAQLRDVQDALEGYGQPG
- a CDS encoding VOC family protein; its protein translation is MAGTGGVPTIFPTILYDDAKAAVRMLTQALGFTEEAVYEGEDGSVLHAELSCGNGRVMLGSKGRGGVFAEAMAGGGPTGVYVVVDEVDAHHARAVEHGVEILMPPTDQDYGSRDYMARDAEGNVWSFGTYAPGSSG